One genomic window of Acidobacteriota bacterium includes the following:
- the rpsS gene encoding 30S ribosomal protein S19 produces the protein MARSTKKGPFVDTHLSTKIEGMNARNEKKVLRTWSRRSTITPEMVGHTIAVHNGRKFIPVYVTENMVGHKLGEFSFTRQFKGHSMRAATETAARPAGPPGGPGAPSPAAPKA, from the coding sequence ATGGCACGTTCGACAAAAAAAGGGCCGTTCGTGGATACGCACTTGTCCACCAAGATCGAAGGCATGAACGCACGCAACGAAAAGAAGGTGCTCCGCACCTGGTCGCGGCGTTCAACCATCACACCGGAAATGGTGGGTCACACCATCGCGGTGCATAACGGGAGAAAGTTCATCCCCGTCTATGTGACCGAAAATATGGTGGGACACAAACTGGGCGAATTCAGTTTCACCCGGCAGTTCAAGGGACACTCCATGCGGGCGGCTACCGAAACGGCAGCGCGGCCGGCAGGCCCTCCGGGCGGTCCGGGAGCACCATCCCCGGCGGCGCCGAAGGCGTAA
- the rplD gene encoding 50S ribosomal protein L4, whose protein sequence is MASIDIYNLNGGKAGTMDLADEVFGAVNEDLLWEAIKHYTASRRAGTHATKNRWRVSGSGKKLWKQKGTGRARIGSIRSPLWRHGGTVHGPQPRSYEYAFPKKKLLGALRSALAAKFADGKLMVVKNFDLKETKTKLFRASLDKLKIDGTTLLVEVSAAENRNLELSSRNIDGLQLVRGNEVHPYHLMRYSQVVFAQPALEKLQDSLRKSSSRRQHDEPAKAEKKPARRTKKKAEVA, encoded by the coding sequence ATGGCATCGATTGATATCTACAATTTGAACGGCGGCAAGGCCGGGACCATGGATCTCGCCGATGAAGTCTTCGGCGCGGTCAACGAAGACCTGCTATGGGAAGCGATCAAGCATTACACCGCTTCCAGGCGCGCCGGCACGCATGCGACCAAGAACCGCTGGCGCGTTTCCGGATCGGGCAAGAAGCTTTGGAAACAGAAGGGCACGGGGCGGGCGCGTATCGGCTCGATCCGCTCGCCACTCTGGCGTCATGGCGGCACTGTCCATGGACCACAACCGCGTTCGTATGAGTACGCGTTCCCCAAGAAGAAGTTGCTGGGCGCGCTCCGTTCAGCGCTGGCTGCCAAGTTTGCCGACGGCAAGCTCATGGTGGTGAAGAATTTTGATCTCAAGGAAACCAAGACCAAGCTGTTTCGGGCCTCGCTCGACAAGTTGAAGATCGATGGCACCACGCTTCTGGTCGAGGTATCGGCGGCGGAAAATCGCAATCTGGAGTTGAGTTCGCGCAATATCGACGGGTTGCAGCTGGTGCGGGGAAATGAAGTACATCCCTATCACCTGATGCGTTACAGCCAGGTGGTATTCGCACAACCGGCGCTTGAAAAATTGCAGGACTCGCTGCGCAAGTCGTCGTCACGACGGCAGCATGACGAACCTGCGAAGGCTGAAAAGAAACCTGCGCGACGGACAAAAAAGAAAGCGGAGGTGGCGTAA
- the rplC gene encoding 50S ribosomal protein L3 — MAKVTGILGKKVGMTQLFDSKGDVRPATVLQAGPCVITQHKTSTKDGYESAQIGLVEFVKAKKLSKAMQGHFAKHNLPPMKFLREVAVELEEKEAANEVAVKVGDRILVDIFESEKFVDIVGTSKGHGFQGVVKRHHFAGGPKSHGSMFQITGSIGSSAFPSRVFKGMRMSGHMGNARITTRNLRVLGVDKDENLLVVEGSVPGPNGGYIIISKAKKPPRERRGFAGSATVDPLKAAKRAAKKA; from the coding sequence ATGGCGAAGGTTACAGGCATCCTCGGGAAGAAAGTCGGCATGACGCAGCTCTTCGATTCGAAGGGCGATGTGCGGCCGGCGACGGTCTTGCAAGCAGGGCCCTGCGTGATTACGCAGCACAAGACCAGCACCAAAGATGGTTATGAGTCCGCGCAGATTGGCCTGGTTGAATTTGTGAAAGCAAAGAAACTGTCTAAGGCCATGCAGGGACACTTTGCCAAGCACAACCTGCCTCCGATGAAGTTCTTGCGCGAGGTTGCGGTTGAGTTGGAAGAGAAGGAAGCGGCCAACGAAGTGGCCGTGAAAGTGGGCGACCGGATTCTGGTCGACATTTTCGAAAGCGAAAAATTTGTCGACATCGTGGGTACCAGTAAAGGCCACGGGTTCCAGGGTGTCGTGAAGCGCCACCATTTTGCGGGTGGCCCGAAATCACACGGATCGATGTTCCAAATCACCGGCTCGATCGGCTCTTCGGCGTTTCCGTCGCGTGTGTTCAAGGGTATGCGGATGTCGGGACATATGGGTAACGCGCGCATCACGACGCGTAACCTGCGCGTGCTGGGCGTCGACAAGGACGAAAACCTGCTGGTCGTTGAAGGCAGCGTTCCGGGTCCGAACGGCGGATACATCATTATCAGCAAGGCGAAGAAACCGCCTCGAGAGCGTCGCGGATTCGCGGGTTCGGCTACGGTCGATCCGTTGAAGGCGGCGAAGAGAGCGGCGAAGAAAGCATAA
- a CDS encoding 50S ribosomal protein L23 → MKSAYQIIQKPVITEKGLSIKESQNTLVFQVAPKATKTEIKEAVQAIFKVKVASIRTANYPGKERRRGKFTGYRPDWKKAYVRLKAGEKMPEYAQNL, encoded by the coding sequence ATGAAATCCGCTTATCAGATCATCCAGAAGCCCGTGATTACCGAAAAAGGCTTGAGCATTAAGGAAAGCCAGAACACGTTGGTGTTCCAGGTAGCGCCGAAGGCGACCAAGACCGAAATCAAGGAAGCGGTGCAGGCCATTTTCAAAGTGAAAGTGGCTTCGATCCGGACCGCGAACTATCCGGGAAAAGAACGGCGGCGGGGAAAGTTTACTGGCTACCGTCCGGATTGGAAGAAGGCGTATGTGCGCCTGAAGGCCGGCGAGAAGATGCCGGAGTACGCGCAGAATCTGTAG
- the rplB gene encoding 50S ribosomal protein L2 — protein MPIKTYRPRTQTLRYRTSVTTDDITSKKPHKPLVEGKIRSGGRRNSGDTTMRFRGGGNKRLLRTIDFKRDKHGIPAVVATIEYDPGRSARIALLNYADGEKRYIVQPDGLKVGQKILSGPEADILVGNALPLRNIPPGTTIHNVELKPGKGAQMVRSAGGSAQLVAKEGDYALVKLPSGETRKVLQDCLATIGQVGNVDHENVTWGKAGRTRWVGKRPHNRGVSMNPVDHPHGGGEGKTSGGRHPVTPWGQPTRGFKTRNNKRTDAFIVGRSKKR, from the coding sequence ATGCCGATTAAGACATACAGACCGAGAACGCAGACGCTGCGCTACCGCACGTCGGTGACGACTGACGACATTACGTCGAAGAAGCCGCACAAGCCGCTGGTGGAAGGCAAGATCCGATCGGGCGGTCGGCGCAACTCCGGCGATACCACGATGCGGTTCCGGGGCGGCGGCAACAAGCGGCTGCTGCGCACAATCGATTTCAAGCGCGACAAGCACGGCATTCCGGCGGTGGTGGCGACGATCGAATACGATCCCGGCCGGTCGGCGCGCATTGCCCTCCTGAATTATGCGGATGGCGAGAAGCGCTACATCGTTCAGCCCGATGGATTGAAGGTTGGACAGAAGATTTTGAGTGGTCCCGAAGCGGACATCCTGGTCGGGAACGCGTTGCCGTTGCGCAATATTCCGCCCGGCACGACCATCCACAACGTCGAACTGAAGCCCGGCAAAGGCGCGCAGATGGTCCGTTCGGCGGGCGGTTCGGCGCAGCTGGTTGCGAAAGAAGGCGACTACGCGCTGGTGAAATTGCCTTCCGGCGAAACGCGGAAAGTTCTGCAGGACTGCCTGGCGACGATTGGGCAGGTCGGCAATGTGGACCACGAGAACGTCACTTGGGGCAAGGCGGGACGTACGCGCTGGGTTGGAAAGCGTCCGCATAACCGCGGCGTTTCGATGAACCCGGTCGACCATCCGCATGGTGGTGGTGAAGGTAAGACTTCAGGCGGACGGCATCCTGTGACTCCATGGGGCCAGCCGACGCGCGGCTTCAAGACGCGCAACAACAAGCGTACGGACGCGTTCATCGTGGGCCGTAGCAAGAAACGATAG
- the tuf gene encoding elongation factor Tu gives MAKEKFDRTKPHCNVGTIGHIDHGKTTLTAAITKVLSKHNPNIKFRSFDSIDNAPEEKARGITIATAHVEYETANRHYAHVDCPGHADYIKNMITGAAQMDGAILVVAATDGPMPQTREHVLLARQVGVPYIVVALNKCDAVDDPELLDLVELEVRELLKTYKFPGDDVPVVRLSALGALNGEEKWEKQIDALMEAVDKSVPQPARELDKPFLMPIEDIFSIQGRGTVVTGRIERGKVKVGEEAEIVGFRETRKTVVTGVEMFKKQLDEGLAGDNAGLLLRGIAKEDVERGMVLAKGGSITPHTKFKAEVYILTKEEGGRHTPFFKGYRPQFYLRTTDVTGIAELPAGTEMVMPGDNVSLVIELITPVAMEKGLRFAIREGGHTVGAGTIAEIVQ, from the coding sequence ATGGCGAAAGAAAAATTTGATCGGACAAAGCCGCACTGCAACGTAGGGACGATTGGTCACATTGACCATGGCAAGACGACGTTGACGGCGGCGATCACGAAGGTATTGTCGAAGCACAACCCGAACATTAAGTTCCGGTCGTTCGATTCGATCGATAACGCGCCGGAAGAAAAGGCTCGTGGCATAACCATCGCGACCGCGCACGTCGAGTATGAGACGGCGAACCGGCACTACGCGCACGTCGATTGCCCGGGTCACGCGGATTACATCAAGAACATGATCACGGGTGCGGCGCAGATGGATGGCGCGATTCTCGTGGTAGCAGCGACCGATGGTCCGATGCCGCAGACGCGGGAGCACGTACTGCTTGCCCGTCAGGTTGGTGTGCCGTACATCGTTGTCGCGCTCAATAAGTGCGACGCGGTGGACGATCCCGAACTGCTCGATCTAGTTGAACTCGAAGTACGCGAACTGCTGAAGACCTACAAATTCCCGGGCGACGACGTGCCGGTGGTTCGGTTGTCGGCTCTCGGCGCTTTGAACGGCGAAGAGAAGTGGGAAAAGCAGATCGACGCGTTGATGGAAGCGGTGGACAAGAGCGTGCCGCAACCGGCGCGCGAACTGGATAAGCCGTTCCTGATGCCGATCGAAGACATCTTCTCGATTCAGGGTCGTGGAACTGTAGTCACGGGCCGCATTGAGCGTGGCAAGGTGAAGGTTGGCGAAGAAGCAGAGATCGTCGGCTTCCGCGAGACGCGCAAGACGGTGGTGACGGGCGTTGAAATGTTCAAGAAGCAATTGGACGAAGGTCTGGCAGGCGACAACGCTGGCCTGTTGCTGCGCGGCATTGCGAAAGAAGATGTCGAGCGCGGGATGGTCTTGGCGAAGGGCGGATCGATCACGCCGCACACCAAGTTCAAGGCGGAAGTCTACATTCTGACGAAAGAAGAAGGTGGACGACATACGCCGTTCTTCAAGGGCTATCGTCCGCAGTTTTACCTGCGCACGACGGACGTGACGGGGATTGCGGAGTTGCCGGCGGGCACGGAAATGGTGATGCCGGGCGATAACGTGAGCCTGGTGATCGAGTTGATCACTCCGGTGGCGATGGAAAAAGGTTTGCGGTTCGCGATTCGCGAAGGCGGCCACACGGTCGGCGCCGGCACGATTGCGGAGATTGTTCAATAA
- the rpsJ gene encoding 30S ribosomal protein S10 translates to MGKERIRIRLKAYDYRILDQSTGEIVETAKRTGAQIAGPIPLPTMKNKYCVLRSPHVDKKSREQFEIRTHKRLLDILEPTQQTVDALMKLDLPAGVDVEIKAFGKEHK, encoded by the coding sequence ATTGGAAAAGAAAGAATTCGAATTCGCTTAAAAGCTTACGACTATCGGATCCTCGATCAGTCGACGGGCGAGATCGTGGAAACCGCGAAACGTACGGGCGCGCAGATTGCCGGTCCGATTCCTTTGCCCACGATGAAGAACAAATACTGCGTGTTGCGTTCGCCGCACGTGGACAAGAAGTCGCGGGAACAGTTTGAGATCCGCACCCACAAGCGCCTGCTCGATATTCTCGAGCCGACGCAACAGACGGTCGATGCGCTGATGAAGCTCGATCTGCCGGCTGGAGTGGATGTCGAGATCAAGGCATTCGGGAAAGAACATAAATAG